Proteins encoded by one window of Salmo trutta chromosome 17, fSalTru1.1, whole genome shotgun sequence:
- the LOC115151661 gene encoding interferon-induced protein 44 isoform X3, with product MSFNFGMVSGRCPDFSAPVLHGEKPSSIPLATDLLKRDGRPDSSKENVINAPGGFAGLPWAEKCKSKMESPWREVAWTEEETLIESISSYKPGSEALSEARVLLVGPVGAGKSSFISSVQSVFTGRFTNRAMVGSSSASFTKKVELQLFNIRGRSPEQPTALVLCDVMGLGDGETTGLTLHDTLAIIKGHAPEGHKFSPEQPVRSETVGYVKKPSLKDKVHCVVFVVDASKVSSYTKGLGTTFQQLREHISDLGVHQVALLTHVDQVCQETARDITQVYNSRIVQQTMTKAGALLGMSTSYIVPVKNYSSELDVDENTDILLLSAVDHILQYVDLHFQDCAASYPKLSL from the exons ATGTCCTTCAACTTCGGGATGGTATCTGGAAGGTGTCCTGATTTTTCTGCACCAGTTTTGCATGGTGAGAAACCTTCGTCAATACCTTTGGCAACAGACCTGTTGAAAAGGGACGGCAGACCTGACTCGAGTAAGGAGAATGTGATAAATGCCCCTGGGGGGTTTGCAG GCCTGCCATGGGCAGAAAAGTGCAAAAGTAAGATGGAGTCCCCATGGAGGGAGGTAGCATGGACTGAGGA GGAGACCCTGATAGAGTCTATCAGTTCCTATAAGCCTGGTTCTGAGGCTTTGTCTGAGGCTCGGGTTCTGCTGGTGGGGCCTGTCGGAGCCGGCAAGTCCAGCTTCATCAGCTCTGTTCAGTCAGTCTTCACAGGAAGATTCACTAACCGGGCCATGGTTGGCTCTTCCTCTGCCAGCTTCACCAAAAAGGTAGAg CTCCAGTTGTTCAACATCCGTGGGCGGAGTCCAGAGCAGCCTACTGCGCTGGTCCTGTGTGATGTCATGGGTCTGGGCGATGGGGAGACCACTGGACTAACCCTCCATGACACTCTGGCTATCATCAAAGGCCATGCACCCGAGGGACACAAG TTCAGTCCTGAGCAGCCTGTGAGATCAGAGACTGTGGGCTATGTAAAGAAGCCGTCCCTTAAAGATAAGGTCCACTGTGTTGTCTTTGTGGTGGATGCTTCTAAAGTGTCCAGCTACACCAAAGGCCTAGGCACCACCTTCCAACAGCTCCGAGAACACATCAGTGACCTTG GTGTGCATCAAGTGGCACTGCTGACACACGTGGACCAGGTGTGTCAGGAAACCGCCCGTGACATCACCCAGGTGTACAACAGTCGGATCGTTCAGCAGACG atgaCCAAGGCTGGGGCTCTGCTTGGCATGTCCACCTCCTACATCGTCCCGGTGAAGAACTACTCGTCTGAGCTGGACGTTGATGAGAACACAGACATCCTTCTGCTCAGTGCTGTGGACCACATCCTGCAATACGTGGATCTGCACTTCCAGGACTGTGCAGCATCATACCCTAAACTGTCTCTTTAA
- the LOC115151661 gene encoding interferon-induced protein 44 isoform X2: MSFNFGMVSGRCPDFSAPVLHGEKPSSIPLATDLLKRDGRPDSSKENVINAPGGFAGLPWAEKCKSKMESPWREVAWTEDRRETLIESISSYKPGSEALSEARVLLVGPVGAGKSSFISSVQSVFTGRFTNRAMVGSSSASFTKKLQLFNIRGRSPEQPTALVLCDVMGLGDGETTGLTLHDTLAIIKGHAPEGHKFSPEQPVRSETVGYVKKPSLKDKVHCVVFVVDASKVSSYTKGLGTTFQQLREHISDLGVHQVALLTHVDQVCQETARDITQVYNSRIVQQTMTKAGALLGMSTSYIVPVKNYSSELDVDENTDILLLSAVDHILQYVDLHFQDCAASYPKLSL; this comes from the exons ATGTCCTTCAACTTCGGGATGGTATCTGGAAGGTGTCCTGATTTTTCTGCACCAGTTTTGCATGGTGAGAAACCTTCGTCAATACCTTTGGCAACAGACCTGTTGAAAAGGGACGGCAGACCTGACTCGAGTAAGGAGAATGTGATAAATGCCCCTGGGGGGTTTGCAG GCCTGCCATGGGCAGAAAAGTGCAAAAGTAAGATGGAGTCCCCATGGAGGGAGGTAGCATGGACTGAGGA TCGCAGGGAGACCCTGATAGAGTCTATCAGTTCCTATAAGCCTGGTTCTGAGGCTTTGTCTGAGGCTCGGGTTCTGCTGGTGGGGCCTGTCGGAGCCGGCAAGTCCAGCTTCATCAGCTCTGTTCAGTCAGTCTTCACAGGAAGATTCACTAACCGGGCCATGGTTGGCTCTTCCTCTGCCAGCTTCACCAAAAAG CTCCAGTTGTTCAACATCCGTGGGCGGAGTCCAGAGCAGCCTACTGCGCTGGTCCTGTGTGATGTCATGGGTCTGGGCGATGGGGAGACCACTGGACTAACCCTCCATGACACTCTGGCTATCATCAAAGGCCATGCACCCGAGGGACACAAG TTCAGTCCTGAGCAGCCTGTGAGATCAGAGACTGTGGGCTATGTAAAGAAGCCGTCCCTTAAAGATAAGGTCCACTGTGTTGTCTTTGTGGTGGATGCTTCTAAAGTGTCCAGCTACACCAAAGGCCTAGGCACCACCTTCCAACAGCTCCGAGAACACATCAGTGACCTTG GTGTGCATCAAGTGGCACTGCTGACACACGTGGACCAGGTGTGTCAGGAAACCGCCCGTGACATCACCCAGGTGTACAACAGTCGGATCGTTCAGCAGACG atgaCCAAGGCTGGGGCTCTGCTTGGCATGTCCACCTCCTACATCGTCCCGGTGAAGAACTACTCGTCTGAGCTGGACGTTGATGAGAACACAGACATCCTTCTGCTCAGTGCTGTGGACCACATCCTGCAATACGTGGATCTGCACTTCCAGGACTGTGCAGCATCATACCCTAAACTGTCTCTTTAA
- the LOC115151661 gene encoding interferon-induced protein 44 isoform X1 yields MSFNFGMVSGRCPDFSAPVLHGEKPSSIPLATDLLKRDGRPDSSKENVINAPGGFAGLPWAEKCKSKMESPWREVAWTEDRRETLIESISSYKPGSEALSEARVLLVGPVGAGKSSFISSVQSVFTGRFTNRAMVGSSSASFTKKVELQLFNIRGRSPEQPTALVLCDVMGLGDGETTGLTLHDTLAIIKGHAPEGHKFSPEQPVRSETVGYVKKPSLKDKVHCVVFVVDASKVSSYTKGLGTTFQQLREHISDLGVHQVALLTHVDQVCQETARDITQVYNSRIVQQTMTKAGALLGMSTSYIVPVKNYSSELDVDENTDILLLSAVDHILQYVDLHFQDCAASYPKLSL; encoded by the exons ATGTCCTTCAACTTCGGGATGGTATCTGGAAGGTGTCCTGATTTTTCTGCACCAGTTTTGCATGGTGAGAAACCTTCGTCAATACCTTTGGCAACAGACCTGTTGAAAAGGGACGGCAGACCTGACTCGAGTAAGGAGAATGTGATAAATGCCCCTGGGGGGTTTGCAG GCCTGCCATGGGCAGAAAAGTGCAAAAGTAAGATGGAGTCCCCATGGAGGGAGGTAGCATGGACTGAGGA TCGCAGGGAGACCCTGATAGAGTCTATCAGTTCCTATAAGCCTGGTTCTGAGGCTTTGTCTGAGGCTCGGGTTCTGCTGGTGGGGCCTGTCGGAGCCGGCAAGTCCAGCTTCATCAGCTCTGTTCAGTCAGTCTTCACAGGAAGATTCACTAACCGGGCCATGGTTGGCTCTTCCTCTGCCAGCTTCACCAAAAAGGTAGAg CTCCAGTTGTTCAACATCCGTGGGCGGAGTCCAGAGCAGCCTACTGCGCTGGTCCTGTGTGATGTCATGGGTCTGGGCGATGGGGAGACCACTGGACTAACCCTCCATGACACTCTGGCTATCATCAAAGGCCATGCACCCGAGGGACACAAG TTCAGTCCTGAGCAGCCTGTGAGATCAGAGACTGTGGGCTATGTAAAGAAGCCGTCCCTTAAAGATAAGGTCCACTGTGTTGTCTTTGTGGTGGATGCTTCTAAAGTGTCCAGCTACACCAAAGGCCTAGGCACCACCTTCCAACAGCTCCGAGAACACATCAGTGACCTTG GTGTGCATCAAGTGGCACTGCTGACACACGTGGACCAGGTGTGTCAGGAAACCGCCCGTGACATCACCCAGGTGTACAACAGTCGGATCGTTCAGCAGACG atgaCCAAGGCTGGGGCTCTGCTTGGCATGTCCACCTCCTACATCGTCCCGGTGAAGAACTACTCGTCTGAGCTGGACGTTGATGAGAACACAGACATCCTTCTGCTCAGTGCTGTGGACCACATCCTGCAATACGTGGATCTGCACTTCCAGGACTGTGCAGCATCATACCCTAAACTGTCTCTTTAA